Proteins encoded together in one Pogoniulus pusillus isolate bPogPus1 chromosome 18, bPogPus1.pri, whole genome shotgun sequence window:
- the LOC135183585 gene encoding uncharacterized protein LOC135183585, translating to MRGAPPVPRTPDLPLATPGLPSPVCTHSLLACANNQAAGRRHCRAVCSVRAGSRLPGGPGRLSPRRQLPPSPPAPRPLVGLMGGGVLRPRDQAFQSAEAAHQVRKGSGQKLARPPCRGTLRRPGQRCFLPPVSLGGAAGSPGGSPGGTKSPLQAPRASPRSHGFVLQTLERSNVMPGICSAWANPVSVALRRSAPGKLLGAQEIHPRRATATHLLN from the coding sequence ATGAGAGGCGCCCCGCCAGTCCCCCGTACCCCTGACCTGCCTTTGGCGACGCCTGGATTGCCCTCACCTGTCTGCACTCACAGCTTGTTAGCTTGTGCAAACAACCAAGCGGCGGGGAGAAGGCACTGTCGGGCAGTGTGCAGCGTCCGGGCGGGGAGCCGGCTCCCAGGTGGCCCCGGCAGGCTGAGCCCGCGGCGGCAGctgcccccctccccgcccGCGCCCCGCCCGCTAGTGGGgctgatgggggggggggtgttgcgCCCTCGGGACCAGGCGTTTCAAAGCGCAGAGGCAGCGCACCAGGTGCGAAAGGGCAGCGGACAGAAGCTCGCCCGGCCGCCGTGCAGGGGCACTCTGCGCAGGCCTGGCCAAAGGTGCTTCCTGCCGCCGGTGAGCCTGGGAGGCGCTGCGGGGAGCCCCGGCGGCAGCCCCGGCGGCACGAAGTCTCCGCTGCAGGCGCCTCGGGCCTCCCCTCGGAGCCACGGATTTGTGCTTCAAACGCTTGAGCGTAGTAATGTGATGCCAGGCATTTGTTCTGCGTGGGCAAATCCAGTATCTGTAGCGTTAAGGAGGAGTGCTCCTGGAAAG